From a single Rutidosis leptorrhynchoides isolate AG116_Rl617_1_P2 chromosome 5, CSIRO_AGI_Rlap_v1, whole genome shotgun sequence genomic region:
- the LOC139848529 gene encoding uncharacterized protein, protein MSSELTKLQPINHILHYVPIKLELDNNQYKTWSELFKIHYKAHDVLAHLTSETIPASTSSKAIEITQEVWERHDAIVLQWIYATISKELLRTIMEADLTAKKA, encoded by the coding sequence ATGTCTTCGGAACTCACTAAACTTCAACCAATCAACCACATACTCCACTATGTTCCAATCAAACTCGAGTTGGACAACAATCAATACAAAACATGGAGTGAACTGTTTAAAATACACTACAAAGCACATGATGTGCTTGCACATCTCACCTCTGAAACAATACCTGCGTCTACTTCTTCTAAGGCTATTGAAATCACGCAAGAAGTCTGGGAACGACACGATGCGATTGTTCTCCAGTGGATCTATGCTACTATCTCCAAAGAATTACTTCGAACCATCATGGAAGCTGACCTCACCGCAAAGAAAGCTTGA